The following coding sequences lie in one Sedimentibacter sp. MB35-C1 genomic window:
- a CDS encoding TIGR03936 family radical SAM-associated protein encodes MCKIINKYSKTGNLKYISHLDVLRFIQRSVNRAGIRAKYSEGFNPHMKTSFGFPLSLGIESIGEYFEIELNENLPPEEFKRKMNSVMPKEMQIIKSSCSDNTNSIMARCAYAEYIIGIESENLDMDRLNNLLSEMLETGVVYIRQKKNKKKKLVNKEINTKEYIRYLKADKSGDNKAKIEAVFITSETGSMKVDELLKLINDRAFNLDYHTIMKVDALDKDMEPIL; translated from the coding sequence ATGTGCAAAATAATAAATAAATATAGTAAGACTGGAAATTTGAAGTATATATCACATTTAGACGTGTTAAGATTTATTCAGAGATCTGTTAACAGAGCGGGAATTCGAGCAAAGTATTCTGAAGGTTTCAATCCACATATGAAGACATCCTTTGGATTTCCTCTTTCATTGGGAATAGAAAGCATAGGGGAGTATTTTGAGATCGAACTAAACGAAAATCTTCCTCCGGAGGAATTCAAAAGAAAAATGAATTCAGTAATGCCCAAGGAAATGCAGATAATTAAGTCCAGCTGTTCAGATAATACAAACTCAATTATGGCAAGATGTGCCTATGCAGAATATATAATAGGAATTGAATCTGAAAATTTAGATATGGATAGGTTAAATAATCTGTTATCTGAAATGCTAGAAACAGGAGTAGTTTATATCAGGCAGAAAAAAAACAAGAAAAAAAAGCTTGTCAATAAAGAAATTAACACAAAAGAATATATAAGATATCTTAAGGCTGATAAATCCGGAGATAATAAAGCTAAGATAGAAGCTGTTTTTATTACTTCTGAAACAGGAAGTATGAAAGTTGATGAGCTTCTAAAGCTTATAAATGATAGAGCGTTTAACCTGGATTATCATACGATTATGAAAGTAGATGCTCTTGATAAAGATATGGAGCCTATACTATAA
- a CDS encoding folylpolyglutamate synthase/dihydrofolate synthase family protein, with the protein MNYEEAIQFIHSTYKFGSKLGLKNITRLTELLGNPQNSYKIIHVAGTNGKGSTCSMIHDALMASGYKTGLFTSPYLEKFTERIQVNRQQIDDKALARITGLVKEKIDLMIQEGYNHPTEFEVVTAIGFKYFEEQGIDFLILEVGMGGRFDATNVVNNTLVSVITSISYDHTEYLGDTLEKIAFEKSGIIKEGSDVVVYPQGKSVVDVVKNTAKNKNATVYEVEKSNVEKLGGDLSGQRFKYLKTDIFNIPEAKIRLLGEHQLYNVLTALRALELVKKRGYHVTEKAIIEGFNNCRFAGRFEVVNENPAIIIDGGHNINGIEYFAKAVRENFGNSKITLFFGMLKDKNPEEVLPLLIPLCNEIFTLTPNNPRAMKSDFLARLISNHSNIKVTALDDYEDIVPVLKNTDNGDCICFAGSLYMIGDVRTLLRNKGFANKI; encoded by the coding sequence ATGAATTACGAAGAAGCAATACAATTTATTCATTCTACATATAAATTTGGCTCTAAGCTAGGGCTTAAAAACATTACTAGGCTGACGGAACTTTTGGGCAATCCTCAGAACTCCTATAAAATAATACATGTTGCAGGCACTAACGGAAAAGGTTCCACCTGCAGCATGATACACGATGCTCTTATGGCATCTGGCTACAAAACAGGACTGTTTACTAGCCCGTACCTGGAGAAATTTACAGAAAGGATTCAGGTTAACAGACAGCAAATAGATGACAAAGCTTTGGCCAGAATTACAGGGCTCGTAAAAGAAAAAATAGATTTAATGATACAGGAAGGCTACAATCACCCCACAGAATTTGAGGTTGTAACCGCCATTGGATTCAAATATTTTGAAGAGCAGGGAATTGACTTTCTTATTCTTGAAGTGGGAATGGGAGGAAGGTTTGATGCTACAAATGTGGTAAATAACACACTTGTTTCTGTAATAACCTCTATCAGCTATGACCACACGGAGTATCTTGGAGATACACTTGAAAAGATAGCTTTTGAAAAATCCGGAATAATAAAAGAAGGCTCTGATGTAGTGGTGTACCCCCAGGGAAAATCTGTTGTTGATGTAGTAAAAAATACAGCAAAAAATAAAAATGCCACTGTATACGAAGTGGAAAAGAGCAATGTTGAAAAATTAGGCGGGGACCTTTCAGGTCAGCGTTTTAAATATCTCAAAACAGATATATTTAATATTCCCGAAGCAAAAATACGCCTTTTGGGAGAACATCAGCTTTACAATGTATTGACAGCGTTACGAGCTCTTGAACTGGTCAAAAAAAGAGGCTACCATGTCACTGAAAAAGCCATTATTGAAGGCTTTAACAACTGCCGCTTTGCAGGTCGATTCGAAGTAGTAAACGAAAACCCTGCTATAATTATTGACGGAGGGCACAACATAAACGGCATTGAATACTTTGCAAAAGCAGTAAGAGAAAACTTTGGAAACAGTAAAATAACTTTGTTTTTCGGAATGCTGAAAGATAAGAACCCTGAGGAAGTACTTCCTTTGCTTATACCATTGTGCAATGAAATATTTACTTTGACTCCGAACAATCCACGTGCAATGAAATCAGACTTCCTTGCACGTCTTATAAGCAATCATTCAAATATTAAAGTTACAGCATTAGATGACTACGAAGACATTGTACCTGTATTAAAAAATACAGATAACGGCGACTGTATTTGTTTTGCAGGCTCACTGTACATGATAGGTGATGTA
- a CDS encoding TIGR03960 family B12-binding radical SAM protein has product MIDVKKLDRELLSVEKPARYVGSELNSVVKDKEKTSVRFAFAFPDVYEVGMSHTGLHILYHMLNSIENVWCERVFAPWTDMEEVMRKNSIPLYGLESKDELKEFDFIGFTLQYEMSYTNILNMLDLGGIPLKSKDRTDNMPIVIAGGPCAYNPEPLHEIVDLFTVGEAEELLPELLGIYEKEKLNGFNKLKFLEKASQLEGIYVPQFYEEVYNEDNTIKERKVLNNNAKDIITKRIIKDMDKVYYPDKSILPYIDVVHDRVVLELFRGCTRGCRFCQAGMVYRPVREKKSDTLVNQAESMLNSTGHDEISLTSLSSGDYSCLPDLTLKLLDKYENDNVSISLPSLRLDSMTFDIIQRLQEVRKSGLTFAPEAGTQRMRDVINKNLTEEQILGPVETAFKLGWSTVKLYFMIGLPGETMEDVLGIKELSYKIKDKFFARPKEEIKGNLKINSSASCFVPKPFTPFQWTAQNSIEEFYDKAKMLQREIKDKKVSFSYHEPKLSYLEAVFARGDRRLSKVLISAWEKGCRFDGWYDMFDFDKWMEAFNETNVDPDFFAKRQREITEVLPWDFIDVGVSKKYLISEYEKSLEAMTTHDCRLGCTNCGVNHRLIGGACPHVQNNK; this is encoded by the coding sequence ATGATAGATGTAAAGAAGCTTGACAGAGAGTTGTTAAGTGTGGAAAAACCTGCAAGATATGTAGGAAGTGAACTGAATTCGGTTGTTAAAGACAAAGAAAAAACAAGCGTTAGATTTGCTTTTGCATTTCCCGATGTTTACGAGGTAGGGATGTCGCATACGGGGCTTCATATTTTATATCATATGCTAAACAGCATTGAAAATGTTTGGTGTGAAAGGGTATTTGCACCGTGGACTGATATGGAAGAAGTAATGCGAAAAAACAGCATACCTTTATATGGATTGGAAAGCAAGGATGAGCTGAAAGAATTTGATTTTATAGGGTTTACCCTTCAGTATGAAATGAGCTATACAAATATTTTGAATATGCTTGACCTGGGAGGAATACCGTTAAAATCAAAGGATAGAACAGACAACATGCCCATTGTTATTGCCGGGGGACCTTGTGCATATAATCCGGAGCCACTGCACGAAATAGTAGATTTATTTACAGTTGGAGAAGCAGAGGAACTTCTGCCGGAGCTTTTGGGTATTTATGAAAAGGAAAAACTAAACGGGTTTAACAAACTTAAATTCTTAGAAAAAGCCTCACAGCTTGAAGGAATATATGTGCCTCAATTTTATGAGGAAGTATATAATGAAGATAATACTATTAAGGAAAGAAAAGTACTAAACAATAATGCTAAGGACATCATTACAAAACGAATAATAAAGGATATGGACAAAGTTTATTATCCTGATAAAAGCATTCTTCCTTACATTGATGTTGTTCATGACAGAGTAGTTCTTGAACTATTCAGAGGATGCACAAGAGGATGTCGCTTCTGTCAGGCGGGGATGGTTTACAGACCTGTAAGGGAGAAAAAGTCCGATACTCTTGTTAATCAGGCAGAAAGCATGCTTAATTCTACAGGACACGATGAAATATCACTTACATCACTGAGTTCTGGTGACTATTCATGCTTGCCAGACCTTACTTTAAAACTTTTAGATAAATATGAAAATGATAATGTAAGTATTTCTCTGCCGTCACTTAGACTTGATTCAATGACATTCGATATAATACAAAGGCTTCAGGAGGTTCGTAAGTCCGGGCTTACATTTGCTCCAGAAGCGGGAACTCAGAGAATGAGAGATGTAATCAATAAAAACCTTACAGAAGAGCAGATTTTGGGACCTGTTGAAACTGCATTTAAATTAGGTTGGTCAACGGTTAAATTATATTTTATGATTGGCTTGCCCGGTGAAACTATGGAAGATGTCCTGGGAATAAAGGAACTTTCATACAAAATAAAAGATAAGTTTTTTGCAAGACCTAAGGAAGAAATAAAAGGCAACCTTAAAATAAATTCAAGTGCATCTTGTTTTGTTCCAAAACCATTTACTCCGTTCCAATGGACGGCTCAGAACAGCATAGAAGAGTTTTATGATAAAGCTAAGATGCTGCAAAGAGAAATAAAAGATAAAAAAGTTTCCTTTAGTTATCACGAGCCGAAGCTTAGTTATCTTGAGGCAGTGTTTGCCCGTGGAGACAGACGTCTATCCAAAGTATTGATAAGTGCTTGGGAAAAAGGATGCCGTTTTGACGGATGGTACGATATGTTTGATTTTGATAAGTGGATGGAAGCATTTAATGAAACAAATGTTGATCCTGATTTCTTTGCAAAAAGGCAGAGAGAGATTACAGAAGTTTTGCCTTGGGATTTTATTGACGTTGGCGTAAGCAAGAAATATCTAATCAGCGAATATGAAAAATCACTTGAAGCTATGACAACACATGATTGCAGACTCGGTTGCACAAACTGCGGTGTCAATCACAGACTTATAGGGGGTGCCTGTCCGCATGTGCAAAATAATAAATAA